GAAAAGATTAAGCCAATTACCACAGACAAACAGAGCGATACTGCGGTCCTGGATAATGTGTTAGAGCTCCTGGTTGAGAGCGGCCGAAGCCTGCCGCACGCGTTACGTCTGTTAGTGCCCGAGGCCTGGAGCAAGGATCCGCTGATGGATGAGAGCCGGAAGGCGTGGTACGATTATCACTCTACGATGATGGAACCGTGGGACGGCCCGGCGCTTGTGGCGTTCACCGACGGGAATCTGGTCGGTTCAATTCTGGATCGAAACGGGCTGCGTCCGGCGCGGTATTACATCACCACTGACGATCAGTTTATTATGGCAAGCGAAGCCGGCGTGCTGGATACGCCGCCGGAGAAGATCGCCGAAACCGGCCGGCTGAAGCCGGGACAGATGCTTCTGGTTGATCCGGACAAGGGTGGGATTATCCCGGACGAAGAGGTGTTCGCCAACCTCACTGACGATAAATACATTCAATGGCTAAATGAGAACCGGGTGAAACTCCACAACCTGATGGAGGAATCGGAGGTTCCCACCCCCGAATTCGACTTTAATCGACTGACTGAGTATCAGCGGGTATTCGGCTATACCGAAGAGGATCTCCACCGGTTTATCATCCCAATGGCTCAGGATGGAAAGGATCCCGTGGGGGCGATGGGGAACGACACGCCACTCAGCGTGCTCTCCAACAGGAACAAGACGATCTTTTCGTATTTTAAGCAGCTCTTCGCCCAGGTATCGAATCCGCCTATCGATTATATCCGGGAAAACCTGGTTACTTCCATTGAGAGTCATATCGGGAAAAAGGGCAACCTCCTGGACGAAAGTCCGGATCACTGTCGGCAGCTGCATCTGAACTCGCCGATTCTGACAGATAAGGCGCTCGATACCATCCGGAATATGAATACCAATGGGATTAAATCGCACACCATCGATTGTTCCTATCCCAATGGGATGACTCTGGGTGAAGGAATTCGTCATATTCGCGAGGAGGCGGTCCAGGCCATCAGGGACGGATACGAAATTCTCATCCTCTCGGATAAGCAAATTAATAAGGACAGAATTCCGGTACCGAGTCTGCTTCTCATCGGCGGGATTCACCATTATCTGATCCGCAAGAGCCTGCGGTCGGAGGTCGGGTTGGTGCTCGAAACCGGTGATCCTACCGATGTGCATCACTTCTGTACGCTCATCGGATACGGCGCAGACGCCATTAATCCGTATCTGGCCTACGCCAGTATCCGGCAGATCATTCATGATGAGACTTTCGATATGACCGGCGAACTGGCGCTGAACCAGTATCGCAAAGCGGTGGAGGACGGCATCCAGAAAGTGATGTCCAAGATGGGGATCTCCACGCTGGAAAGCTACAAGGGCGCACAAATTTTCGAGATTGTCGGAATTAATAACTACGTGGTGGACGAATATTTTGAAGGCACGGTTTCCCGTATCGAGGGTATGGGCTTCAAGGAAATCGAGCGCGATATCCAGGAACGCCACGACATGGCTTATCACAGCCGGATGGCTGGCAGCACTGACCTGGATCAGGAGGGCGAATACTACTGGCGGCGGGACGGTGAGTACCACCAGTGGAATCCCATGACGCTGGGCCGGTTACAGCATTCTGCGCGCTCCAACAATTATAATGTATATAAACAATTCGCCAGAGAAATCAACGAGCAGGAGAACCAGCTCCAGACGCTCCGCGGTATGCTGCGATTTGATCCGGATAAAATGCAGTCCATTCCGCTGGAAGAAGTGGAGCCGGTGGAGTCGATTTTCCCCAGGTTCTTCAGCAGTTCCATGTCCTTCGGTTCATTGAGCAAAGAGGTGCATGAGACGCTGGCTATTGCCATGAACCGGATCGGCGGTCGCGCCGGATCCGGGGAGGGCGGTGAAGAGGTCGAGCGATTCGATACCGAGAGAGAGTGCCGGATTAAGCAGGTAGCCAGCGGCCGGTTTGGCGTAACTATCGATTATCTGCAACACGGTACGGACATCGAAATCAAGATGGCGCAGGGTTCCAAGCCTGGCGAAGGCGGTCAGCTGCCAGGGCGGAAGGTGAACGAAGTGATCGCCAGGGTGCGGTATACCACACCTGGCGTCGGGCTTATCTCACCGCCGCCGCATCACGACATTTATTCCATAGAAGATTTGGCGCAGCTGATTCACGATCTGAAGTGCGCCAATCCGGATGCCAATATTCATGTGAAACTGGTGGCCGGGGCCGGTGTCGGTACCATCGCCGCGGGTGTGGCCAAGGCGAAAGCCGATGCCATCCTGATCAGCGGTCAGTCCGGCGGAACGGGCGCCTCGGCCAAGACGTCGATTAAGTCCGCCGGTGTTCCGTGGGAACTGGGTTTGTCCGAAGCACACCAGATGTTGATGAGCACCAACCTCCGGTCCCGCGTCAGACTCCGTGTCGACGGCGGACTCAAAACCGGTCGGGACATTGCCATCGCAGCTATGCTGGGTGCGGAAGAATACGGATTCGGAACGGCTTCACTGGTCGTAACCGGGTGTGTGATGCTCAGGAAATGCCATACTAACACGTGTTCGGTTGGGGTTGCAACGCAGAATCCGGAACTCCGGAAACGCTTCCCCGGCAAACCGGAACACGTCATCAACTATATGACGTTTATGGCGCAGGAAGTCCGCGAGATCCTGGCATCGCTTGGTTTGAGAACCATGGATGAACTGATTGGGCGGTCAGATATGCTGATGCAGCGGGAAACCGACCACCCCAGGGCGAGAAAACTGGATCTCTCCCCGGTTATGAATCAACCCGAGTCGACCGATACCCCCAGGAAGGTGCGCGAGCAGGAGCATCATCTGGAACGGCAGCTGGATAACGAATTCTTTGAGCAGGTTCAGCCGGCCATCGAGCACGGTGAACCGGTGACTATTGAATCCAGGATAACCAACCGTCACCGGACGGTCGGGTCCATGCTTAGTTCGAGGATCGCCAAGAAATACGGTCTCGACGGGCTGCCGGACGATACTATTAGTATCCGACTGACCGGATCGGCTGGCCAGAGCTTTGGGGCATTTTTATCGCATGGTGTCACAATGCACCTGGAGGGTGATGCCAACGATTACGTGGGTAAAGGCCTCTCAGGCGGAAAATTGGTTGTCAGTACGTCGCCGAACGTTCCGTATCGCGGTTACAAAAATATTATCATTGGAAATGTGGCGCTCTACGGTGCTATCCGCGGCGAGGCGTATTTCAACGGGACAGCCGGTGAGCGGTTTGGCGTCAGGAACTCGGGTGTGAAAGCCGTGGTTGAAGGCGTTGGCGACCATGCTTGCGAATACATGACAGGTGGAGTTGTTGTAATACTGAGCGATACGGGACGGAACTTTGGTGCCGGAATGAGTGGGGGAGAAGCATTTGTGCTGGACGAGTCCGGAGTCTTCGATAAGAAATTGAACACCGAAATGGTACATACTACGCCCGTGACGGAAGAACGGGATATCACACTCCTGAGGCGGATGATCGAAAATCATTTAATCTATACCAACAGTCTCCGGGCCAAAGAGATCCTGGACGACTGGGACAATTTTCTCGGGAAATTCATCAAGGTAATTCCGGATGCGTATGAAGCTGTGGTCCGGGATGAACTCCGGAAGGGGAACGATATTCGGGTGACGCCGCCGCCGCTTCCGCAGGCCTCCCGGATGACCAAGCGGGATGTTTCCGACGATCAGTTCGAAGAGATGAAGCTGGCGGATGAGGTTGTGGAGTGAAAAATGAGATATGAGGTATAGGGTATAAGGAGTAAAATGATTGGAGACCGGAGCCGGAAACCGGAGGCAGGAAACTTGATACTTGAAACTGGTAACTTAGGAACAGAGGACACAGGCCACTCGACATTTGACGACTTTTACCTAAACACTTGAACACATGAACACTTTAATACTAAAGTATTTGAAAAAATTGAGAGACGGACGGAACAACTGATATGAGCGAAAAACACCCGGATGGATATCTGAAGCATCCGCGGATCAAGATAAAAAAGCGGGACCCCGAAGAGCGGAAACAGGATTACTCCCACATTTGGGCTCCCGACTGGGATGAACAGCAGCTGCGGGATCAGGGGGAGCGCTGCATGGATTGCGGTGTGCCGACCTGTATGGGCGGGTGTCCTATTGGAAACCTGATCCCCGACTGGAACGATCTGGTTTACCGGAGTGACTGGAAACAGGCGCTGAAGATGCTCCATGCCACGAATAATTTTCCGGAATTTACCGGTTATACGTGTCCGGCGCCGTGCGAGGACAGCTGTGTTCTTGCCATCAACGACGATCCGGTCACCATTAAAAATATTGAGCGGGCTATCTATGATCGTGGCTGGGAGGAAGGCTGGATTAAACCGCAGCCGCCGAAGACCCGGACCGGGAAACACGTGGCCGTCATAGGCAGCGGGCCGGCTGGCCTTGCCGCGGCTCAGCAGTTGAACCGAGCCGGCCATCATGTGACGGTCTACGAACGGGATGATGTGATCGGTGGATTGATGAGTTACGGGATCCCCGACTTTAAGTTTGCCAAAGAACTCGTGGCGCGCCGGGTAAATATCCTTATCGAAGAGGGGATCGAGTTCAAGATCAATACAGAAGTCGGCGTGGATCTACCCACAGAGGATGTTTTCAACGAGTACGACGCCACATGCATCGCCATCGGCGCCCAACGGCAACGGGATGTCCGGATCCCCGGCCGGGAGCTGGACGGTATCCATTTCGCCATGGAGTATCTCATTGAAGAGAACCGCCGCCAAAACGGCAAGGCCGTTGATAAGGACATCTCTGCCAAAGATATGAACGTGGTCGTACTCGGCGGCGGTGATACCGGCGCCGACTGTGTGGCGACTGCTCATCGCCAGGGCGCGAAACAGGTGGTACAGATCAGTATTAATCCGCGGCGGCCGCTGGATCGCTCCGTGGATACGCCGTGGCCGTTTCAGCCGCTGATTTACCGGAAAACGTATGCCCAGGAAGAGGGCGGCAAGGAAGAATTCAGTTTGAATACGCTCGGATTCACCGATATCGATAACGACGGCCGGGTGGATCACCTCCACGCCGAAAAGGTCGAATGGACCTACGATGAAAACCGGCGCCG
The sequence above is a segment of the Candidatus Neomarinimicrobiota bacterium genome. Coding sequences within it:
- a CDS encoding glutamate synthase subunit beta codes for the protein MSEKHPDGYLKHPRIKIKKRDPEERKQDYSHIWAPDWDEQQLRDQGERCMDCGVPTCMGGCPIGNLIPDWNDLVYRSDWKQALKMLHATNNFPEFTGYTCPAPCEDSCVLAINDDPVTIKNIERAIYDRGWEEGWIKPQPPKTRTGKHVAVIGSGPAGLAAAQQLNRAGHHVTVYERDDVIGGLMSYGIPDFKFAKELVARRVNILIEEGIEFKINTEVGVDLPTEDVFNEYDATCIAIGAQRQRDVRIPGRELDGIHFAMEYLIEENRRQNGKAVDKDISAKDMNVVVLGGGDTGADCVATAHRQGAKQVVQISINPRRPLDRSVDTPWPFQPLIYRKTYAQEEGGKEEFSLNTLGFTDIDNDGRVDHLHAEKVEWTYDENRRRIDKTTLEPNLHIPADLVLVAIGFSGPQSGPFAESGFEFNDNGTFTTDDNMMTSVEGVFSAGDAHLGQSLVVWAIGEGRDAARNIDKYLMGETHLPSSLRTANPPVNRQFR
- the gltB gene encoding glutamate synthase large subunit — protein: MKFGNGKTSISKPLYEMPFERSNCGVGVLVNLKGEKTHQLIQDGFTLLENLDHRGARGAEEKTGDGAGILLQKPHEFFQSEVDGLGDFDSYGVGMVFLPRDPHLNSEIRLLIEDCIRDENLRLISWREVPTDNADLGKSALDTEPHVVQFFVEPKEDLSPGELDSRLYVLRRVIENAAVERKPRSSEHFYICSLDRRKIVYKGLLTVSQLSQYYPELSDEKMKSKLVLVHSRFSTNTLGSWKLAHPYRAILHNGEINTVRGNINWMRAREHALSNPTFGDDIEKIKPITTDKQSDTAVLDNVLELLVESGRSLPHALRLLVPEAWSKDPLMDESRKAWYDYHSTMMEPWDGPALVAFTDGNLVGSILDRNGLRPARYYITTDDQFIMASEAGVLDTPPEKIAETGRLKPGQMLLVDPDKGGIIPDEEVFANLTDDKYIQWLNENRVKLHNLMEESEVPTPEFDFNRLTEYQRVFGYTEEDLHRFIIPMAQDGKDPVGAMGNDTPLSVLSNRNKTIFSYFKQLFAQVSNPPIDYIRENLVTSIESHIGKKGNLLDESPDHCRQLHLNSPILTDKALDTIRNMNTNGIKSHTIDCSYPNGMTLGEGIRHIREEAVQAIRDGYEILILSDKQINKDRIPVPSLLLIGGIHHYLIRKSLRSEVGLVLETGDPTDVHHFCTLIGYGADAINPYLAYASIRQIIHDETFDMTGELALNQYRKAVEDGIQKVMSKMGISTLESYKGAQIFEIVGINNYVVDEYFEGTVSRIEGMGFKEIERDIQERHDMAYHSRMAGSTDLDQEGEYYWRRDGEYHQWNPMTLGRLQHSARSNNYNVYKQFAREINEQENQLQTLRGMLRFDPDKMQSIPLEEVEPVESIFPRFFSSSMSFGSLSKEVHETLAIAMNRIGGRAGSGEGGEEVERFDTERECRIKQVASGRFGVTIDYLQHGTDIEIKMAQGSKPGEGGQLPGRKVNEVIARVRYTTPGVGLISPPPHHDIYSIEDLAQLIHDLKCANPDANIHVKLVAGAGVGTIAAGVAKAKADAILISGQSGGTGASAKTSIKSAGVPWELGLSEAHQMLMSTNLRSRVRLRVDGGLKTGRDIAIAAMLGAEEYGFGTASLVVTGCVMLRKCHTNTCSVGVATQNPELRKRFPGKPEHVINYMTFMAQEVREILASLGLRTMDELIGRSDMLMQRETDHPRARKLDLSPVMNQPESTDTPRKVREQEHHLERQLDNEFFEQVQPAIEHGEPVTIESRITNRHRTVGSMLSSRIAKKYGLDGLPDDTISIRLTGSAGQSFGAFLSHGVTMHLEGDANDYVGKGLSGGKLVVSTSPNVPYRGYKNIIIGNVALYGAIRGEAYFNGTAGERFGVRNSGVKAVVEGVGDHACEYMTGGVVVILSDTGRNFGAGMSGGEAFVLDESGVFDKKLNTEMVHTTPVTEERDITLLRRMIENHLIYTNSLRAKEILDDWDNFLGKFIKVIPDAYEAVVRDELRKGNDIRVTPPPLPQASRMTKRDVSDDQFEEMKLADEVVE